The Anomalospiza imberbis isolate Cuckoo-Finch-1a 21T00152 chromosome 8, ASM3175350v1, whole genome shotgun sequence DNA window CACAGCCACGAGCCTGGAGCTCGCTCCTGCTTTAAAAACCCTTCtcacctcccagctcctgcttcaTTCCCGAGGCATTTGTCACAGCAGCTCCATCTCGCCCTGCCGCGTGTCCCGAGCTGTGCAGCAAGGCGGGGTCACAAAGTCTGACATGgaagaggagctgggaagggggtCCGGGCGCCCCATCCATCAGCAGGGGGATGGCAGAGGGATGGCTcgcccagctctgcccagcctgctcCAGGAATTCTCGctcaggcagccccagctcctgcactcCCCCGCCCTGGCGTGATAAATTAGAAGGAAAAGTTTCTCATCTCAGTTTGTTCTCGCAGCGCCGTCCAACAGAGCACAAGGCTGTCTAATCAGGAGCTACAGTCCTTCACCATCTGTTTGGAGCCTAAttacaaatgcagaaaaataatgtGCTTTACAATTGCACCAGTAAATGCTGTAAATGATTTAAATGCATGCATATGTTCCCTGCAGAATTCAGCATGCATCTGCGACTTCTTCTGCTCACATTAGGCACACAAATCAAGGGAAAAAATACCCAGATCTGATGAACAGCATGTCCCTAGGATGGTgatttttatccctttttttccccctgctggAATGGCAAACAGGGCTTTTTTGTAACAATTCATCCAGCAGCGTTTTCTTTGCttccattttaaaaactgtttatCACTGCTGTGTAAATATAGTACAAATTACTCCATAAAACACGTAAAAGGAGAACAGCAGCCGGGCAAGCCTGCAGCTGGCTGGCAAGGTTTCAAAGCCAAGgtttgtgtttttcctctggGGCACCCGTGGAGGGGCAGGATCAGCTCAGCTCATCTGCTGAGGCTGGTGGCCCTTCCCAAGCCCCCAGTGGCCACTTGTGTTTCATGGAATTACaaaatggcttgggttggaaggggccttaaagaccgtcttgctcctgctgctctttggccACCACCAAAGTGTTAATGAAGGACAATGAGGTGGTTTCAGAGGCGGTTCCCACCTCCCAGGGGGTCACAGCACTGCACCAAAGCCTCTGCCAGCAAAGGCTGGTGCCACAGAAGGAGAAGGGGCACTCCACTGAGGGAGGACAGCCTGGCAAGGCTTTGGAGAAAGCCACTCGCAGCTGATAACTGTATAGCTCACATAACAAAATACGTAGCTCCATAACAAAAAATCCCTTGCCTCCTCCAGCACATTTGTTTGCTTCAAAGCCCCCAGTACCAACACTTGACCTggtccagccctgcagcagggagggggagctggcACCACAGAGGTGAGGGGACAAAACCAGGTCAGGCAAAGGCTCAGCTGGTCTCCTTTgagcagaagctgcagcagaTGCATCTCCTTAACTTCATGccctttcatcccttcctcctctcttgcaccctgctgccattgctgctgctgctttgccagCTCCCAGCTTACTTTCCCTCTCAGCCAGTTGGAATTAACTCCAAAGGCTGCTGGAAAAGGCAGTGTGGGGCAGGCACAGCatcccctctgtgctgggctgctgggactgggactgtCCAAACCCCAGGACAtggtgccagcactgctgggcacCACGCAGGGATTTGTGGACTGTTTCGCATCCTGGGCTCATCCTCAGGAATTCTGCAATGCCTGTATGGCTTGTTTCACAGCCCCAGATAAGAGGGGGCTGTTTCTCCATGGAAAGCACGTGGTCCTTCCCGTGCCAGCCAGATCAGCACCCACCCTCGTGGGCTGGGAGATGGGCAGACAGCCCTGCTGGCTGAGGGGATGGTGGTGATCACAGAAACCGTCTGGGAGTGCATTTTTAGGCAGGTGAGGAAGACACAgggagccagctcagctccagccctgcccacagccagggTCTCTCTCTGGAACTCAggaaccccagctctggggagcaACTGCCTCTTGTAAAGCTCTTGGAGACCTGGAAGGCAGTGTAATCTCCCAGCTAAATGTCAGGAAGTAGGTTTGGATCCCTGCAGTGTTCCTCCTGGCTAGAGCATCATTCCAAGCCTTGGAACTGGGGTCCATGGCTGCTTTTGTTGTCAAAGATGCATTTATCACAGGATCATGGAGtaagtttgggttggaagggactgtGATGATCACCTAACTCCAAACCCCtgcttgccatgggcagggacaccaaCTCAACCCACCCAGGCACAAGCTGTAGCTGCACTTTTATTTTATCCCAGATCCAGCAGCCTCATTCCAGCCCTCCACCACCATTTCCCTCCTCATCACACTTTTCCTTACCTTGAGCTCCTTGGCACGGCCCACGCTGAGCAGCAGATGTGGCTTCTCCCAGGCACTGCAATTACTTCCCTGCTATTCTATGCAATTCCCTATAAATTATCCCTCCCCTTTTGCAGGGGATCACCCACAGCTCATGGCTCAGAGGCCTGGCAGCCTCCACCCCCATATCATGGCATTCCCACCAGCATTCCCTGCTTTATGCCCAGACCTGGTACTTGCCCAATTTGCATCTGcattgatttttctcctcatttatTAACCTTCCTTAGCTGCATGCCACCAAAACCAAAGGATAAATCCCCTTTTTGCTCACTCCCCCCTGCCACAGGAACGCTCTCCACACCTACCTGCATGTCATTTGGGGATGTTCCACTGGAAAAGCTGTGCTCTCAAACCAGGCTCCTTCACCCAGCCCTTGGAGTTTACAATCCAAGCTGGGAGAAAAGGACGACCAGAAGGAAAAATGCAAGCTGAAACTGCATGCATCAGTGCACCTCCAAGAGAAATTATTCCAGACACCAGCAGTTGCACAGGATCAAGTATTCTCTTTATTAGCAACAGTACCAGATAATTAAGTTCACCCTCCAGAGGAATTTGGTCTGTAACAAGGAGAGGAGCAAAAGAGATACAAAGCAGTAAAAAACCAAGCCAAATCTCATCATTCCTTAGACTGTGGGGGAAATGCACAGGTTGAAGACAGGACCACTGAAGGCCACAAAGGGACTTTTTGGTTGCCAACACCAGGCTGGGTTGGGCTTTTTGACCAACTGCTGCATTATTCCAGCAacagggaggggatgggagcactgacccccaggagggGCTCCCAGCATCCCGATCCCTTGGGTGGGCCTTCACCTGGGTCAAGGCAGTCCCTGGCCAAGTGCTGGAGGCCAAAGGGCTCCAAACCCACCAAAGCGACAGGATTAAGAGCCCCACATTCCATAAAGCTGCTCCTCACTACTGCACAGCCCACACATTTTCCACTTGTGTCTGGATTGTACGTTGGAATAAAAATCAGCCGTCAAACAAAACTGTGTGTGTGCATTGCCAAGGGGCCCAAAGCAAACACTGCTTTAGGAAAGGATTTATGTGAAAACCCAATGTCCACCACACCCACGTGGCACCCCAGGGCAGTAACCACCATGgatcctgctgctctccccacatccagcagctccaccaCTACGTGGGCAAGCAGGAGGTGCCGAGAGCATCCCAGGAGTGGAGCATCTGCTCCTAACCCACTCTTAAAGGAATCAATTTCCACAGACAGCATCTCTGAGGCATCACTGCACTGCCAAGCTCTGCCTTTACACCCTTGCTGATCAGCTCACCTCTTCTAGACCATAAATCCAGCCcatttgagaaaataaatacaataatCGGATTTagtccaggctgtgctggcatATGGGAGTTTAAACGACTTTAAAAGCCAGTTGCCTTTGGGTGGGCCATATTTTTGGGTGTCACAGTAGCTCACCCCTCTGAAAACATCTGGAGGCCATATGGTGCCTGTCTACATGAATTAACCAGATTTCTGCTGTGAACCTCATACCAGGGCCTCTCTCGTACCTCTCCCTGGCTTTCACAGAGCTCTGAACACAGACTGAAGACAAACCTCAGGTTAGGCCCACTCAGCATTTCACTTTCCTTGGGGGTCACCCCACAgtcacagcaggaaaaatgcTCCTCTCAGCTGGGCCAGGGAATTGTCCCCAACACTAGTGGTACCATGCTAGGAGGTAGATGATCCCTCAGTTCAAGTTCACATGGAAAAATCAAAGCAAGCAAAATTCCAAGTGGAGCTGTTTCCcttatgtgtatatatatatatttttgtgcAATGATTGTATTAAATCTGTGCAAAACTGTGCCCCAATCCCTGGGACAGCTGCTACTTATTCCCTAAGTTGTGAGAAGGTGCTCCAGAGCTCAAATCCCTTTTAGTTCAACACCACCATCACAGCTCAGTGAGGGGTGAACCCTCCCTAAGACCACCCAACCCCTGAGGGGCTGAACTCGTAACAGTGCAGCAGCAAAACCCAAGGTGCCCCCAAAAGCCCTGGGTTCAGCTTAAAACCACTGGCACATGGGTAAGGGATGGtatccctgtgtccctggtgCTTCCCTGAGCTCCCTGGGGAGAATGAGGCTGTTCTGGTTCCCTGCTTCATTCAGCTGGGGAGCAACAATGTCTGACAGaaccttcccaagcacaggggaTGCCCCTTCCCAGAAGGGAGACTTTCCCTGTGCATCCCCCCTGGATGCAGCTACCCCCCTCCCAAGACAGGCGGGCTGCCTCAAAACCACAGGACACCTGACTTTTTTGGGGAAAAGCCTCAAACACTAAATGCCCAACAGCAGTACCGCAAGGCAAGGgcatcctcctcctgctgctgcccctctACACAAAGTGTACCACAAAAACAGCACAGGCAGACCccagagccagccccagcatgAGGTAAAATGACATCACCACCCCTGCTGCCTCAGCCAGCTCTCTGGGCACGATTTTGGGGCCGTAGACCATGACCAGCGTGCCCAGGTAGCCGttgctgagccccagcagcgcCGTGAAGACCACAGGGTAGATGTCCCTGTTGAACACCACGGTCCGGATGTGAGCCCGGGGCTGGTAGTTGCTGAGGATGAAGAGAGGGAGGAAGATGGTTCTGAGGAGGACGAGGGCAGGCAGCAGTTTGCTCTTGGGGCCAGGCACCTGGATCCAGGCAGTGACCTGCCTCCCACACCAGTCAGCAAAGTTGTACAGCAGGAAACACGTGAGTGGTGTGAAGTACTTGGTGCTCCACAGGCTTCCCGAGGATTTGCTGACAGACTCGATGttggaggagagggaagggaagatggTGATGGAGATGAAGAAGACGTAGAAGAGGCAGAAGCCGAGGAGGGCGGTCTTCTGCAGGATGGGGCGGAGTGGGGGGATGCCAGCACTTCTTGTGAGGAAGGAGGAGTTCACTGTGCCTCCGGGCTCTGCCTCGTCCTCCACGGAGCTGTCGGGGGGCACGGTGACCAGAGAGGGCCTCTCCTTCTGGCTGCTCAGGTAATAcctggagaaagagacagaGGGAAGCATGAGGGAATGCAGCTGAGATTTGGAGAGAGGGCAGGAGAGAAGCTGGAGACACAGGTATGCCCGCTGGACCCAGCAACTCCACcgcacctgcagctcccacctcgtaCAGAGAGGTGACCCTTGCACACCCACCATCCCCTCTCTGCACCCTCAGTGTTCACAGAGGGGACCCTACTGCCTGCAGGCacctgggggctctgggggctaCAAGCACCAACCAGACCAATGGGTCACACACATCCAAGTGGCAGACAGGATACGGGGACGCTCCTGGCTGGCTGCCTCCGGGTTAGGGCTCTCTGCTGACTCCACACATTTTTGGGAGTGCCGGCATCTGGGGCCCTAGGAAAGCTTGGCAGAAACTCAGCACTCGTCTGAAACTCAGTTTCACCCTGTGGTTTCGGTGAAAGGGGAAGCGTGGCTGGTGGCCGTGACAGGGCAGGGACCAGCACAGCGAGTGTCCCACAGACCCCCCAGCAATCCCACTGCAAACCCTCCGTGGGATGCCCCTGCAGGCTGGCACACACCTGGAGTACtccagcctgggcaggagcaggtACACCATGATGCAGACAACGATGAAGATGTCGGCGGTGAGGAAATAGGCCAGGGCACTGTCGGTGACATCGGCCGCCGCTGCCAGGTCTATCACAGAGGCCACGGCGCTCACGGTGCCACCCATGGCCTGCCCTGCGTGTGGCAACGGAGGTGGGCACAGTGAGGGACAGACAACAAGAGGGGGAGCCCAGAAGCTCCTCTTCTGACATGCACAGGTCCCTAGGGAACACTGCCCCACAGCCGGCTCAGGGGGCAGCTGCACAAACAACCTCCTCTCCATTTCCACACCTCAGGTACTTGTGGGGCTGCACCGCAGCCCAGGTGCCATCCTGCACCCCCTTccaacacagcacagcacacacgGGGTCAGGGCTTGCAGGTCCACAGTCCTGCAGAAAAAGTCCAAACCTTTTCCAAAGCCTAAACTTGGCTTTCCACCAGCACACATAATCAACCTCTCTTCTGCACTCCCCCAGATGGGAATTCaaggcaccagcagcaggaatgccaTCTCAGGGATGTGGTGCTTTCCTTCTCTGAGATAAACTCATTAAAAACACTCCTGTCTTGGCCCCAGGAAAAATTTCGCCATCCTGATTTTCCCCCACCCTTCTCCCCTTGGTCTGTCAACCATTCCACAGCACATTTATAATGTTATCAATGCTCCAGGGAGCTCATCACTCACAGCTCCCAACCTGCCCCTCATCACTCATGGAAATGCTGATCAGGAAGGAGCAGACAGGCAAAGCTGCAGATCCCTCTGCTGGAaatggcagggcagggggatgtCTTCTCCTTCCCCCCAGCACCCAGCAACTCTCCAGGGTCAGTTTATGGCTATTTACAGAAACCAAACCTCATGTGACCGAGCAAGTTTCTCCTTCAGCAACTTCCCTTTATCATTAAGGCAAAGTTAAGTTTCTAAAACAAACTTCACGTGACACAACCCCCAGAGAAAACCACAGAGCTAAGCAGGGAAAGTCCAAGAGCATGATCCTGGTGGGATCACCCAACCtgagagcagagcctgctggtTCCTCatggggaagcagctgctgaggcCGAAGATGCTGCTGGAGAAGATGGTGGAGGCACTGCTGACCACGGCCACGCAGCCGACCGTGAGGGCGAAGAAGGGCGTGGTCCAGGTGGAGGTGTCCACCTTCACCAGCACCGTGATCACCAGGAACACAGCCAG harbors:
- the SLC29A3 gene encoding equilibrative nucleoside transporter 3 gives rise to the protein MIPAAGSSPPEQEPLLEDAVGSRYSRQKPRDRWHGAYLIFFLLGIGSLLPWNFFITAKHYWRYKLQNCSDEPGPVEQVASDLRDYFESYISIASTIPSVLCLIGNFLLVNKVAASVRILSSLFVMLAVFLVITVLVKVDTSTWTTPFFALTVGCVAVVSSASTIFSSSIFGLSSCFPMRNQQALLSGQAMGGTVSAVASVIDLAAAADVTDSALAYFLTADIFIVVCIMVYLLLPRLEYSRYYLSSQKERPSLVTVPPDSSVEDEAEPGGTVNSSFLTRSAGIPPLRPILQKTALLGFCLFYVFFISITIFPSLSSNIESVSKSSGSLWSTKYFTPLTCFLLYNFADWCGRQVTAWIQVPGPKSKLLPALVLLRTIFLPLFILSNYQPRAHIRTVVFNRDIYPVVFTALLGLSNGYLGTLVMVYGPKIVPRELAEAAGVVMSFYLMLGLALGSACAVFVVHFV